The DNA region CACAGCCCCCCTAGCCCGGTTTGGCCAGCTCCCGCACAACAACAACAAGAAGAAGAGTTTCACACGTCCAGGTTGCTGACCTCGAGGGCGTGCGTGCGGATGAAGTCCTTTCGGGACTCCACGTTCTCACCCATGAGGATCGTAAAGATCTCTTCGGCGGCTACGGCGTCTTCGAGCTTTACCTGGAGGAGGACGCGCTTTTCCGGGTCCATGGTGGTTTCCCAGAGCTGCTGGGGGTTCATCTCGCCCAGGCCCTTGTAGCGCTGGATGCCCAGGGACTTGCGGCCCTGGTCGAGGAGGACCTGGA from Thermodesulfobacteriota bacterium includes:
- a CDS encoding DNA gyrase subunit B, with the translated sequence QVLLDQGRKSLGIQRYKGLGEMNPQQLWETTMDPEKRVLLQVKLEDAVAAEEIFTILMGENVESRKDFIRTHALEVSNLDV